In the genome of Gloeotrichia echinulata CP02, one region contains:
- a CDS encoding ISL3 family transposase has translation MTQLLNLPEVLVESSLQEGQVLILSVGKKAKSASCPHCGQNSRHLHQNQKCLVKDLPMGDFEVILNVNRRRFKCKKCRKTFNEKLDFLGARKRYTYRYAEYIIKQVINSNVSNVARNNGLTNEEVISMLEDVAKNVMPIDVKDLRRLGIDEISLVKGQGKFIVVLVDIDSGKLIGLVKERKQIEIKKTMRMWGEKVLSQIEEVSIDMTGNYKSLIEKICPNALVTVDRFHVTKLVHEELNRARIAEKKIASELNAPERKKVFESLKGNKFTILKAENKLTEKQKDKLNRIKQASPLIARMHSLKEDFHNLFEDNKNVVTGTLELINWLKKAEPYYQRSVQTIKRWFGEIVGYFERRTTSGVVEGINNKLKLIKRSGFGFRNFRNFEIRALLSWHYPINLAR, from the coding sequence ATGACTCAACTCCTAAATTTGCCTGAAGTATTAGTAGAATCAAGCCTACAAGAGGGTCAAGTCCTAATTCTATCAGTAGGTAAAAAAGCGAAAAGTGCATCGTGCCCACACTGTGGTCAAAACTCAAGACATTTACATCAAAATCAAAAATGTTTAGTGAAAGATTTACCGATGGGGGATTTTGAAGTAATACTGAATGTCAATAGACGAAGATTCAAGTGTAAAAAATGCCGAAAAACATTTAATGAAAAGCTAGATTTTCTAGGAGCAAGAAAGAGGTATACATACCGATATGCGGAATATATTATCAAACAAGTGATTAATAGTAATGTAAGTAATGTGGCAAGAAATAATGGACTAACTAATGAAGAAGTCATATCAATGCTTGAAGATGTAGCTAAAAATGTGATGCCAATAGATGTCAAAGATTTAAGAAGATTAGGAATAGATGAAATTAGTTTGGTCAAAGGACAAGGAAAATTTATTGTCGTGCTAGTAGATATAGATTCAGGTAAATTGATAGGTTTAGTAAAAGAAAGAAAACAAATTGAAATCAAAAAAACCATGAGAATGTGGGGAGAAAAAGTTTTGTCACAAATAGAAGAAGTAAGTATTGATATGACAGGCAATTATAAATCTTTAATTGAGAAGATTTGTCCAAACGCCCTTGTAACGGTAGATAGGTTCCATGTTACTAAATTAGTACATGAAGAATTAAATCGAGCTAGGATAGCAGAAAAGAAAATAGCATCTGAGTTAAATGCCCCGGAAAGAAAAAAAGTATTTGAAAGTTTAAAAGGAAATAAATTTACAATTCTAAAAGCCGAGAATAAGCTCACCGAAAAGCAAAAAGATAAATTAAATAGAATTAAACAAGCTTCTCCTTTAATAGCTAGAATGCATTCATTAAAAGAAGATTTTCACAATTTATTTGAAGACAATAAAAATGTGGTAACGGGAACGCTAGAATTAATCAATTGGTTAAAAAAAGCTGAACCATATTATCAAAGAAGTGTGCAGACAATTAAACGGTGGTTTGGAGAAATAGTCGGATATTTTGAACGAAGGACTACCAGTGGAGTAGTAGAAGGAATAAATAATAAACTGAAGTTAATAAAGCGAAGTGGATTTGGATTTAGAAACTTTCGTAATTTTGAGATTAGAGCTTTACTTTCTTGGCATTATCCTATCAATTTAGCACGCTAA